Below is a window of bacterium DNA.
AGGACACGATCGGCGCGCCGGCCGACGCTTCGGTCACGCCGAGGCCGGCGAGCACCTCCCGCTGGCCCTCCGCCGTCGCGCCGCCGTGGCTCCCCATCGCCGGCACGACGAACGGCTGCGCGCCGTGGCGGCGCAGGGCGTCGACCACGGCCTTGGTGACCCTCGGAATCTCGGCGACGCCGCGGCTTCCGACCGCGACCGCGACCCGGCCCCGCGGAATGCGGCGCGCGATGTCGGGTACCTCGATCTGGCGGTGGATCTCGGCCTCGACGTCGCACCGGCCGGGCGTCGGGAACTCCTGATGCACGCGGACGACGCGGGGCAGCGGGACCGTCGCCGGCGCCCGGATGCCTTCGACCGCGACGGCCGCGCCCCGGCCGCCGTGCGCGCGGCCGTCGTCTCTCCGATCGCCGTCCGTGCCGATCACCCCTTTCGCGTCACCCATGCGTGGGCCGGATCCTCGCTGGCCATCAAGCGCCGTCCCTCACCGGCGAGCGCCCAAAGATAGTACAGCCGATAGCCGGGGGCGGCGACAACGGGATGATACCCGTACGGAATAACCACGGTGTCCCCGTCCTCCACCACAAACGCGGAATCGACGTGCCGCTCCGGCGAGTAGAGCCGCTGGAACCCAAAGCCGTCTTTGGGTTTGACGCGGAAGTAGTACACTTCCTGGAACACGGCCTCCCGCGGCGGGTCGTGGCGGTCGTGCTTGTGCGGCGGGTAGCTGGACCAGGCCCCGGGCTCGTTGAACGTCTCCCCGGCCACGAGGCGCTGCGCGGGTCTGGACTCGTCGAGGATCGTGTGCACGGTTCGGCGCCACGCGCCCTCGCCGCGCACGGCGACCGTGACGTCCGGCGGCCGGATCACGTACGCTTCACCGCCCGCCGGCGCCGGCGCCCGCCATACGGCGATCTCCGCCGGCCCGGCCGCGGAAATGCGATACGACACGCCGGCCGGGATGTAGACCGACGTCGGAACCCCGTCGAAGACGTCGGCGCGCCCGCCGAGGTTGTCCCAGGCGTCCATGCCCTTCACGGCGATCGAGCACGTTCCGCCGAGGATGACGAGCAGTGACTCCCGCCCCGGCGAGACGGCGTCCACGGGCCGTCCGGGCGCCGGCCGGAGGATCGCGAGCTCGAGGCCCTCCGAGTCGGAGTTCTTCGGGTTCACGATCTCCTGGTCGCCGTCCGCGGCGCGGCGCTTGAAGAACACCTTCATGGCGACACCTCCGATTGCGTACCTGCTGCTGCGCGAGCCGTGCCCGGCTAGAGGCGATCTTTGAGCGACACCGATACCGCGGGATCGGCCCAGCGGGTGTTGGGAATGAGCGGATACCAGTCCGGCCGGCCGGGATCCCGGTCGTACGCGTAGCCCCCGAGCTTCCGGTACAGTTCGGCGTAGCGGCCGACCTTGTCGCGGTCGAGCCGGACGCCGAGTCCCGGCGCGGTGGGCACGGCGATGCGCCCGTTGCGGTAGGCGAGCCGGCCGCCCTCGATCACGTCGTCGGTGAGATGGTGGTAGTGGGCGTCGGCCGCGAACGTGAGGTTCGGGATCGCCGCGCCGAGGTGCAGCATCGTCGCGAGCTGGATCCCCAGCTCGCCCGACGAGTGGACGGCCACGCCGAGCTGGAACGTCTCGCAGACCGCGGCGGCCTTCACGCACGCGCGGATGCCGCCCCAAAAGGTGGTGTCGAGGAGCACCACGTCCACGGCCGGCCGGAGCACGTTCGCGGCCAGGTCCTCGAAGTTGATCACGACCGTGTTGGTCGCAAGCGGCACGCGCACGCGCTCGCGCAGACGGCGCATGCCGTTGAGCCCCCACGTAGGATCCTCGAGGTAGTCATTCCGGAGGTCCTCGATCGCGCGGCCGAACCGGATGCCCTCTTCCACGCTCAGCACCGAGTTCGGATCGTAGCGCAGCGCGTCGTCCGGAAAGGCCTGCGCGAGGGCGCGGTAGCACTGGAGCTCGTAGTCCGGCGGGAAGACCCCGCCCTTCAGCTTGTGGGTGCGGAAGCCGTGCGAGCTGCGCAGCGCCCGCGCGTGCGCGACGAGCTGCTCGACCGTCCGGACCTCGCCCGTCCCGGACTCGGGATCGGCGTAGCGGAAGAAGAGGTAACTGGCGAACGGCACCTCCTCGCGCAGCGCGCCCCCGAGCAGATCGTAGACCGGCACGCCGAGCGCCTGTCCGATGATGTCGAGGCAGGCGAACTCGATCGCGGCATGCAGCTGCGTGCGGTTGTTGTAGAGGCTCGCGGTGGGGTTGCAGATCTTGAAGCGCAGCGCCTCGAGATCGAAGGCATCGTGCCCGACCACGTAGGGCTTGAGGCCGAGCAGCGCGGCCTCGGCGGCCTCGCCGCCTCCGCCCAGTTCCCCGAGCCCGACCAGCCCGTCCGCGGTCTCGAGCTCCACGATCGTGCGCACGAACCGTCCCCAGTGCGCGCCGTTGCTGTGCCTGAGCGGCGCTTCGAGCGGCACCGTCACCGTGGTCGCGCGGAGGTCCGCGATCGGCAGCCGCTTCACCGGCGCACGCGGATGACCATGTTCACCGGGTTGATGAACCGCAATGCCGTGAGCAGCAGAATGAGGCCGGTGACCATGTACACGACCGCCATCGCGTCGATCGCCTGGCTCGGCCGGATGCCGGCCGCGAACGCGGTGTAGTAGAGCGCGACGACCAGGGTCTGGCTCTTGGCCCCCGACACGAGGAAGGTCAGCTCGAACAGCGCGATCGCCCGCACGAGGATGAGGAGCCCCGCCGCGAGCACGCCGGGCAGAACGATCGGCAGCAGCACCCGGCCGAACATCCGCAGCGGCGACGCCCCGAGCGTGCGCGCCGCGTTTTCCAGATTGGCATCGATCTGCTCGAAGAACGGCGTCATGATCAGCACGACAAACGGCATCGCCGGCACGATGTTCGCGACGATCACGCCGGCGAGCTTGCCGCCGAGCCGGAGCTTATAGAGCATCGCGGCGAGCGGGATGCCGTAGGTGATCGGCGGCACCAGCATCGGAAGCACGAGCAGCATCAGCAGCGCCGCCCGTCCGGGAAAGGCGCGGCGGGCCAGCACGTAGGACGCCGGCACGCCGAGGGCAAGACTGATCAACGTCACGGTCAACCCGACGAAGATCGTGACCCCGAGCACATAGGCGAGGTCGAATTCGGCGAGCGCGAACTGGTACCACTTCGCGGTGTACCCGTCGGGCAGCCACCCGCCGAACCACGTCGACGCGATCGAGTTCAGGAACGCCGACAGGAAGATGCCGGCCACGAGCAGCGCAAACAGCCCGACGATCGCGTAGACCCACCACGCCCGGCTCATCCGCGGCCGCCGATCGTCGGACCGCGATAGGCGCGGTTCCGCGCGACGAGCACCAGGGTGACGAAGACGAGCTCGATCGCCGCCATCACCATCGCGATCGCCGACGCGCGCGGATAGTCGAACTGCTCGTAGGCGGCCTGCCACGCGGCGAGCGCGATCACCCGCGTGGAGCCGGCCGGTTCGCCGACGAGCACCGCCGACGGGAACACCGAGAACGTGGCGACGAACGACAGGGCCGCCGCCGCGGCGATTCCCGGGGCGAGCAGCGGGAGCGTGACCCGCCGGAGGCGCTGCCACCAGCCCGCACCGAGGGTCCGCGCCGCCTGCTCGAGGCGCGGATCCAGCCCCGACGCGTACCCCAGCAGCACGAGGAAGACCGCCGGAAAGTCCGAGATCGTCAGCGAGAGGAAGACGCCGGTGTAGTTGTGGACGAACTGCACCGGAAACTTGACGAGATGGAACGCGAGCAGCGTCTTGTTCACCCATCCCGCGGGCCCGAAGAACTCGATCATGCCTTCCGCGAGCAGCACCGTGCCGAGCGTCATCGGGATCACCAGCAACCCGGTGATCACGCGCTGGCCGGGAAGCGGCCGCCGCAGCCGGTAGGCCAGCGGAAGCGCGACGCAGAGGTCGAGCAGCGTGACGGGAACGGCGAGCCGCAGCGTGTTCCAGATCGAGAGCCGCTCGCGCGGATCGCCGAAGAAGGCGGCGTAGTTGGCGAGCAGGCCGCCCTTGGCCAGCGCCGGGAGCGGCGAGAGGGACAGCTGCAGGCCGTAGATGAAGGGGTAGACGAAGAGCGTCAGGACCACGAACAGCGCCGGCGCCAGCGGCAGCAGCGGCCCCCACTGGAAGGCCGCGCGCGGCGTGACGGGTGCTGTGCCTCCCCCCGCGCGCATGCCGGCGGTCCGCTGCATCCCGGCCTACTCCGGCGGAAACACGAGAAGCCGTTCCGGATCGGCGTTCAGGAGCACGGACGCGCCGCGCTCGAAGCGCGACGGCGTGCGGACGACGAACGGATCTCCGGCGTCCGCCACCATGCTGCACTCAAACGCGTCGCCGATGAACTCCGCGAACTCCACCTTCGCCGGGATCCCCGGCCCGCTTCCCGCCGGGCGCGCCTCGACGTCTTCCGGCCGCACCGCGGCCACCGCCTCGGCCCCCGCGGCCACGCCGTCGCGCACCGTCCCGGTGAGACGCAGTCCCCCCGAAGTCGCCACCTCCGCGCGAGTCCCGCGCACGCTTTCGACCCGCACCCGG
It encodes the following:
- a CDS encoding ABC transporter permease subunit; amino-acid sequence: MQRTAGMRAGGGTAPVTPRAAFQWGPLLPLAPALFVVLTLFVYPFIYGLQLSLSPLPALAKGGLLANYAAFFGDPRERLSIWNTLRLAVPVTLLDLCVALPLAYRLRRPLPGQRVITGLLVIPMTLGTVLLAEGMIEFFGPAGWVNKTLLAFHLVKFPVQFVHNYTGVFLSLTISDFPAVFLVLLGYASGLDPRLEQAARTLGAGWWQRLRRVTLPLLAPGIAAAAALSFVATFSVFPSAVLVGEPAGSTRVIALAAWQAAYEQFDYPRASAIAMVMAAIELVFVTLVLVARNRAYRGPTIGGRG
- a CDS encoding ABC transporter permease subunit; this encodes MSRAWWVYAIVGLFALLVAGIFLSAFLNSIASTWFGGWLPDGYTAKWYQFALAEFDLAYVLGVTIFVGLTVTLISLALGVPASYVLARRAFPGRAALLMLLVLPMLVPPITYGIPLAAMLYKLRLGGKLAGVIVANIVPAMPFVVLIMTPFFEQIDANLENAARTLGASPLRMFGRVLLPIVLPGVLAAGLLILVRAIALFELTFLVSGAKSQTLVVALYYTAFAAGIRPSQAIDAMAVVYMVTGLILLLTALRFINPVNMVIRVRR
- the iolB gene encoding 5-deoxy-glucuronate isomerase, with translation MKVFFKRRAADGDQEIVNPKNSDSEGLELAILRPAPGRPVDAVSPGRESLLVILGGTCSIAVKGMDAWDNLGGRADVFDGVPTSVYIPAGVSYRISAAGPAEIAVWRAPAPAGGEAYVIRPPDVTVAVRGEGAWRRTVHTILDESRPAQRLVAGETFNEPGAWSSYPPHKHDRHDPPREAVFQEVYYFRVKPKDGFGFQRLYSPERHVDSAFVVEDGDTVVIPYGYHPVVAAPGYRLYYLWALAGEGRRLMASEDPAHAWVTRKG
- a CDS encoding enolase C-terminal domain-like protein, whose product is MPIADLRATTVTVPLEAPLRHSNGAHWGRFVRTIVELETADGLVGLGELGGGGEAAEAALLGLKPYVVGHDAFDLEALRFKICNPTASLYNNRTQLHAAIEFACLDIIGQALGVPVYDLLGGALREEVPFASYLFFRYADPESGTGEVRTVEQLVAHARALRSSHGFRTHKLKGGVFPPDYELQCYRALAQAFPDDALRYDPNSVLSVEEGIRFGRAIEDLRNDYLEDPTWGLNGMRRLRERVRVPLATNTVVINFEDLAANVLRPAVDVVLLDTTFWGGIRACVKAAAVCETFQLGVAVHSSGELGIQLATMLHLGAAIPNLTFAADAHYHHLTDDVIEGGRLAYRNGRIAVPTAPGLGVRLDRDKVGRYAELYRKLGGYAYDRDPGRPDWYPLIPNTRWADPAVSVSLKDRL